From Pirellulales bacterium:
CCACGTGCGCGAGGGGCGCGCGCCTACGTCGAACTTTGCCTGGAGGTACTCGAACGTGAATAAAGAACGCCGACTGGGTCGTGGGCTCGAAGCACTGTTGGGGCGGCCGCTCGATTTGCCGCCCGGTGAACAACCGCCCGGCGCCGCGATCGCGCACGAATCGGGGAGCGCTTCGCCCACGCGGATGTTGGCGGTCTACGACATCGACAACAACCCCTACCAGCCGCGCAAGGAGTTCGACGAGGCGGAGCTGCAACAGCTCTCCGAGAGCATTCGCGAACACGGGCTGCTGCAGCCGATCGTCGTACGCCGCTCGGGCGAACGCTATCAACTGGTCGCCGGCGAGCGCCGCTTGCGGGCCACGATCGCGGCTGGCATCGGCGAGATCACGGCCCAGGTGATCGAGGCCGACGACCGGCGGATGGCCGAGTTGGCGATCGTTGAGAATTTGCAGCGCAAGGACCTGAGCGCCCTGGAAAAGGCTGCTTCGTTCGAGCGCTACCTACGGCTTTACGGCGGCACCCAGGACGAGCTCGCCGCGCGGTTGCGCATCGATCGGTCGACCATTGCCAACTTGATTCGCTTGCTCGAGCTGCCGGCCGCGGTACAGGAATCGTTGCGCAAG
This genomic window contains:
- a CDS encoding ParB/RepB/Spo0J family partition protein; its protein translation is MNKERRLGRGLEALLGRPLDLPPGEQPPGAAIAHESGSASPTRMLAVYDIDNNPYQPRKEFDEAELQQLSESIREHGLLQPIVVRRSGERYQLVAGERRLRATIAAGIGEITAQVIEADDRRMAELAIVENLQRKDLSALEKAASFERYLRLYGGTQDELAARLRIDRSTIANLIRLLELPAAVQESLRKGAITPGHARALLPLGDEREQVAFAERIQAEGLSVRETEALVQETIALADADPLSDRTPAAARK